From Lolium perenne isolate Kyuss_39 chromosome 5, Kyuss_2.0, whole genome shotgun sequence, a single genomic window includes:
- the LOC127298701 gene encoding auxin-responsive protein SAUR76, whose translation MNRLRNVLLRKCKSLSRAGSSRSSSSYSNLRSMSARDIAGDDTAVSAAAGEGAAVVFVGSSRRRYVISAKHLSHPLIAALIDTTRRDDGGDGTASKAQEVAVKCEVVLFDHLLWMLDNAADLRDDDGGDAARELAQLYATC comes from the coding sequence ATGAACAGGTTGAGGAACGTGTTGCTGCGCAAGTGCAAGAGCCTGTCGCGGGCAGGGAGCAGCAGGTCGTCCAGCTCCTACAGCAACCTCCGCTCCATGTCCGCCAGGGACATCGCCGGCGACGACACGGCGGTGTCCGCCGCTGCCGGCGAGGGCGCAGCGGTGGTGTTCGTGGGCAGCTCGCGGCGGCGGTACGTGATCAGCGCCAAGCACCTCAGCCACCCGCTGATCGCCGCGCTCATCGACACCACCAGAAGAGATGATGGCGGCGATGGGACTGCGAGTAAGGCGCAGGAGGTCGCCGTGAAGTGCGAGGTGGTGCTGTTCGACCACCTACTGTGGATGCTCGACAACGCCGCCGACCTCCGTGATgacgacggcggcgacgccgCGAGGGAGCTGGCCCAGCTCTACGCGACGTGCTAG